In Thalassophryne amazonica chromosome 4, fThaAma1.1, whole genome shotgun sequence, a genomic segment contains:
- the LOC117509133 gene encoding LOW QUALITY PROTEIN: proton-coupled folate transporter-like (The sequence of the model RefSeq protein was modified relative to this genomic sequence to represent the inferred CDS: deleted 2 bases in 1 codon) has translation MFESDTAAILPEDLLSATSTDEQKTTDCRGGREESGTPTTCRLRPPFACPWKPVLFLSMFALTLQDPLTTQYLWHRISEDLGYNKSHKSAACRNSSTPADPLLKEVETLTAHWSLYINLAGFSIGFLVVPLLSSWSDLAGRRPVLIIPNIGLALQTGVNLVVMYLKLPVAYFLIGRLLSGLLGDCAAVLAGCFSYVADVTDQKSRIFRLAVLEACLGLSRMLAGIIGGYWRQAQWYINPFWLVMATHSAAAMYAYLFVPESIQENPSAKFFTTRHYKAVWLLYTKRGGASETSGRYHQFKLWLYMLCFFVVLTVHFDCRDLYVLYELSSPLCWGPDLTGCGSAVLYMTYLSSLLGLKFMQSFLQDAWLALVGLASKITGLMVSFADTTQLMFTGHGLCFLFMVAPPVLRSQLSKLVSPSEQGGLFASVTCVDNLSFVMTSAIFSSLYPATLLFMKGFSFLFAAVVLVIPAGIIGTLQCIDRRREQRLRSNPT, from the exons ATGTTCGAGTCGGACACCGCAGCGATCCTTCCTGAAGATCTGCTGAGCGCCACATCTACGGACGAACAAAAAACCACCGACTGTCGTGGCGGCAGAGAGGAGTCCGGCACACCGACTACCTGCCGCCTGCGGCCGCCGTTTGCGTGTCCGTGGAAACCCGTGTTGTTCCTGTCCATGTTTGCGTTAACCCTACAGGACCCTCTGACTACTCAGTATCTG TGGCACCGGATCAGTGAAGATCTGGGTTACAACAAGTCCCATAAGAGTGCAGCGTGCAGAAACAGCTCGACCCCTGCAGACCCTCTGCTGAAG gAGGTGGAAACTTTGACAGCACATTGGAGCCTTTACATAAATCTGGCTGGATTTTCAATAGGTTTTCTTGTGGTTCCTCTCCTGAGCTCCTGGAGCGACCTTGCAGGTCGTAGGCCAGTCCTCATCATCCCCAATATAGGCTTGGCTCTCCAGACAGGGGTGAACCTGGTGGTGATGTACCTGAAGCTGCCTGTTGCCTACTTCTTAATTGGCAGGCTGCTCAGTGGGCTTTTAGGTGATTGCGCTGCTGTCTTGGCAGGATGCTTCTCATATGTGGCTGATGTCACTGACCAAAAGTCCCGCATCTTCAGATTGGCAGTGTTGGAGGCCTGTCTGGGCCTGTCAAGGATGCTGGCTGGCATCATTGGAGGGTACTGGCGGCAGGCGCAATG GTACATCAACCCATTCTGGCTGGTCATGGCCACCCACTCAGCTGCAGCTATGTATGCTTACCTGTTTGTTCCTGAGTCCATCCAAGAAAACCCATCTGCCAAGTTCTTCACTACTCGCCACTACAAAGCTGTCTGGCTCCTCTACACTAAAAGGGGCGGTGCTAGTGAAACCAGTGGAAGATATCATCAGTTCAAATTGTGGCTTTACATGCTTTGCTTCTTTGTGGTGTTGACCGTTCACTTTGACTGTCGGGATCTGTACGTGCTGTACGAGCTGAGCTCACCGCTGTGCTGGGGGCCGGACCTCACTGGCTGTGGCTCAGCAGTTCTGTACATGACCTACCTGAGCAGTCTGCTTGGACTGAAGTTCATGCAGAGCTTCCTGCAGGATGCCTGGTTGGCTCTTGTGGGTCTGGCCTCCAAGATCACCGGACTGATGGTCTCCTTCGCTGACACAACCCAGCTGATGTTCACAG GACACGGGTTATGTTTCCTCTTCATGGTTGCACCACCTGTGCTCAGGTCACAACTGTCCAAGTTGGTCAGCCCATCAGAACAAG GTGGCCTGTTTGCCTCTGTGACCTGTGTGGATAACCTGTCTTTTGTGATGACCAGCGCCATCTTCAGCTCACTCTATCCAGCCACACTGCTCTTCATGAAgggcttctccttcctgtttgcCGCCGTCGTCCTCGTCATCCCCGCCGGAATCATTGG CACTCTACAATGCATAGACCGGAGGAGAGAACAGAGGCTCCGCAGCAACCCGACCTAA